One stretch of Rhizoctonia solani chromosome 8, complete sequence DNA includes these proteins:
- a CDS encoding tigger transposable element-derived protein 6, with translation MPADCHILRQSLTFQQQLQVAAFYCKNKETLPMGKIVYSLCNQGFSTICCQTILHHVSNKDTTCQYICKDICNSTLSQYQSGVLPALELKLYEWICEKERDGLQLNGYLICKKGQWLACDMDIDPALHRFGIKQYTFHGEAALAPIAELENHKCTIQESPKSGLASQALPGVKADKTRLTYVLGTSATGEKLPPFTIGFASHPCCFTNGPPSNYGFDYASNKKAYLECLNAQMESQGCQILLLCDNTSSHKHDPACTPNIEVYYLPPNLTSWIQPMDAGIIRNFKSNYCWLHTKFVLDCKAAGTLNPYKVHQLDTMHLSQQAWDKVSASSIWNCWQHTGILPKLWEVKCQLSNVSL, from the exons ATGCCAGCAGATTGCCACATCCTACGCCAGAGCCTCACCTTCCAGCAGCAGCTTCAAGTTGCCGCTTTCTATTGCAAGAACAAGGAAACTCTCCCAATGGGCAAGATTGTCTATTCCCTTTGTAATCAGGGCTTCTCAACAATTTGCTGCCAGACCATTCTCCATCACGTATCTAACAAAGACACCACTTGCCAGTACATTTGCAAAGATATTTGCAATAGTACCTTGAGCCAATATCAATCTGGTGTCTTGCCTGCGCTTGAGCTCAAGCTCTATGAGTGGATTTGTGAAAAAGAGCGTGACGGACTTCAACTTAATGGCTATTTGATTTGCAAGAAGGGCCAGTGGCTTGCTTGTGATATGGATATTGACCCAGCTCTT CATAGATTTGGGATCAAGCAGTACACCTTCCATGGTGAGGCTGCATTGGCACCAATTGCAGAGCTTGAGAATCACAAATGCACAATCCAAGAG AGTCCCAAGTCTGGCCTTGCTTCTCAAGCCTTACCTGGGGTCAAGGCAGACAAGACACGGCTAACATATGTACTTGGGACTAGTGCTACAGGGGAGAAACTTCCGCCCTTTACTATTGGGTTTGCCTCCCATCCTTGCTGCTTTACAAATGGTCCTCCATCCAATTATGGCTTTGATTATGCTTCCAATAAGAAGGC ATATCTTGAATGTCTTAATGCGCAAATGGAATCCCAAGGTTGCCAGATCCTTTTGCTTTGTGATAACACCAGCTCTCACAAACATGATCCAGCATGCACTCCCAACATTGAAGTTTACTACCTGCCTCCAAACCTTACGTCTTGGATCCAGCCTATGGACGCAGGTATTATCCGCAACTTCAAGTCTAACTATTGCTGGCTCCACACCAAGTTTGTCCTTGATTGTAAGGCAGCTGGTACATTGAATCCTTACAAGGTTCATCAGCTGGACACAATGCATTTGTCACAGCAAGCATGGGACAAAGTCTCTGCATCAAGCATCTGGAATTGCTGGCAACACACTGGTATTCTTCCCAAGCTCTGGGAAGTCAAGTGCCAGTTGTCTAATGTTTCTCTTTAA
- a CDS encoding G2/mitotic-specific cyclin cdc13, whose product MDSTTNIKSRLTDSQTTETVDNIHHRMNAAGFNYNVARAIEAHGEVFATDPLYGGLYFNHQCTLLYILLKTAGAGNNKTKDYCMSYLDGHSALRGKLDAAYASKDFAQLMGDPEMPPNEPEAIASELTTSGSGQSLKAVFESEYIGSTDRLFINTLNAERKRFAGTAAAQHAYNWSISVIQSSGMGKSRMVEEAGNTVFTIPINIREQMPENKKAYPPPDICVRTYFEARRNESDEKQRIDYMLFLCKLFDKAQELVKEHCSGLTGPDLARSWATYLREGQKDEAVGSNRRQFYDNVVESANKASQDNNRHPFELERLMKSSCDKLLSTLMSSQPDKSGDNVCFVYFDEAHLLTLPVEKAYEGHERNQYHNLGTVLSMLINYRVFFIFLSTNSRLEGFAPPVSSYPSERVTSGSKLILPFTELPFDIHSKNMLIERRPLTLTNAADVDVMAAFGRPLWNAQRQVDPSSCVFEFAMNKLGANGVDWKTSDSTLAALGVRVGITFDQTIRGSYLIQSKLVESHMRMVYSIPEHREYMHTGAPSEPVLAEAAGRYLSSAGLNLKGVSVEGPRRLWEELSNGLMARGERGELAGRLLLTSAHDIALKSCYGAYEPKKNTPWYHRPIPVVAFLEALFGEEHHRLIMETKSTNPQGQVQKLSTAFAGCYVFFSHFGLADDTEMISEYGLAVALLRGVALQAKDGQESVDAVIPIHMGALENPILPATTSAINLQFKNRQTARRCHIDRTITVSDHKKPVISIVFEFAAKTRREGPIQANEELCHSGQSTKQAVCDNYHYHFTARGCNSAVFKAIPSTTEFQYKALLGGASFLEDFPRRENKENVEALLAMKPMLSGKRGETEYSIQWKGVKRKQA is encoded by the exons ATGGACTCCACCACGAATATCAAAAGCAGACTCACAGACTCTCAGACTACTGAAACCGTCGACAATATACACCATCGAATGAACGCAGCTGGGTTTAACTATAACGTTGCGAGGGCAATTGAAGCCCATGGCGAAGTTTTCGCCACCGACCCGCTCTACGGAGGCCTTTATTTCAATCACCAATGCACACTGCTCTACATCCTGCTCAAAACTGCTGGTGCGGGCAACAATAAAACCAAGGACTATTGCATGTCGTACCTGGATGGGCATTCGGCACTCAGGGGAAAGCTTGATGCCGCATATGCAAGCAAAGACTTTGCTCAGCTTATGGGAGATC CCGAAATGCCACCCAATGAGCCTGAAGCAATTGCCTCGGAGCTCACCACCAGCGGTAGTGGTCAAA GTCTCAAAGCGGTTTTTGAGTCTGAATACATAGGAAGCACAGATAGACTTTTTATCAACACCCTGAATGCAGAGCGCAAAAGATTTGCTGGAACAGCCGCCGCCCAGCATGCATACAACTGGTCAATCTCAGTCATTCAGTCGTCTGGCATGGGCAAGTCCAGGATGGTCGAGGAAGCTGGAAATACAGTTTTCACTATTCCGATCAACATTCGCGAACAAATGCCAGAGAACAAAAAGG CATATCCTCCGCCAGATATATGTGTACGAACCTACTTTGAGGCTCGCAGAAACGAAAGCGATGAGAAGCAGCGAATCGATTACATGCTCTTCCTCTGCAAGCTTTTCGACAAGGCCCAAGAACTGGTCAAGGAACACTGTAGCGGCTTGACTGGGCCAGACCTGGCTCGAAGCTGGGCAACATATCTCAGGGAAGGCCAAAAAGATGAGGCAGTGGGGAGCAACAGAAGGCAGTTCTATGACAACGTAGTTGAGTCTGCCAACAAGGCTAGCCAA GATAATAATCGACATCCATTTGAGCTAGAGAGGCTCATGAAGAGCAGCTGCGATAAACTTCTCAGTACACTTATGTCCAGCCAACCCGACAAGAGTGGTGATAATGTGTGCTTTGTGTACTTTGACGAGGCTCACCTTCTCACCTTGCCGGTCGAAAAAGCTTATGAAGGCCACGAGCGCAACCAGTACCATAACCTAGGAACAGTTCTTTCAATGCTTATCAACTATAGAGTGTTCTTTATATTCTTATCAACAAACTCTCGACTGGAAGGCTTTGCTCCCCCAGTATCCAGCTATCCATCAGAACGGGTGACTAGCGGTTCAAAGCTGATCTTGCCTTTCACCGAGCTACCTTTTGATATCCATAGCAAAAATATGCTGATAGAGAGACGACCATTAACGCTTACAAATGCGGCCGATGTGGATGTAATGGCAGCTTTTGGACGCCCTCT ATGGAATGCTCAGCGACAAGTCGATCCAAGCTCATGTGTCTTTGAATTTGCGATGAATAAGCTGGGCGCCAATGGAGTAGACTGGAAAACTAGCGACTCGACGCTTGCTGCTCTGGGGGTTCGCGTGGGGATTACCTTTGACCAGACCATACGTGGATCATACTTGATCCAGTCAAAACTGGTTGAGTCACATATGCGCATGGTTTATTCTATCCCAGAACATCGAGAGTATATGCATACTGGAGCACCCTCCGAGCCTGTTCTGGCAGAAGCCGCTGGACGATACCTTTCTAGTGCGGGCCTCAATTTAAAAGGAGTCTCTGTGGAGGGGCCTCGAAGACTATGGGAGGAGCTGTCAAATGGGTTGATGGCTCGGGGAGAACGTGGAGAGCTTGCTGGCCGACTTCTTCTGACATCGGCTCACGACATTGCTCTGAAAAGCTGTTACGGAGCATATGAACCAAAAAAGAACACACCTTGGTACCATCGTCCAATCCCAGTTGTGGCCTTTCTTGAGGCCCTGTTTGGAGAAGAGCACCACCGGCTGATAATGGAGACCAAGTCCACGAACCCCCAAGGACAAGTCCAAAAGCTCAGTACTGCTTTTGCTGGATGCTACGTATTCTTCTCCCACTTTGGTCTTGCTGATGACACAGAGATGATCTCTGAGTACGGCTTGGCGGTAGCACTTCTGCGCGGTGTAGCCCTCCAGGCCAAGGATGGGCAGGAGTCAGTTGATGCGGTAATCCCAATACACATGGGAGCTCTGGAGAACCCCATCCTGCCAGCAACAACGTCGGCAATCAATCTGCAGTTCAAGAACCGGCAGACGGCTCGAAGATGTCATATCGATAGGACGATCACTGTTTCAGACCACAAAAAGCCCGTGATATCGATCGTGTTTGAGTTCGCAGCCAAAACGAGAAGAGAAGGTCCTATTCAGGCAAACGAAGAGCTCTGCCATAGTGGTCAAAGCACCAAGCAAGCAGTATGCGACAACTACCACTACCACTTCACCGCTCGTGGCTGCAACTCAGCCGTATTTAAGGCCATCCCCTCAACGACAGAGTTTCAATACAAGGCATTACTAGGGGGTGCATCATTCCTCGAAGACTTCCCACGTAGAGAGAATAAGGAAAATGTGGAGGCGCTTCTGGCAATGAAGCCTATGCTCAGCGGCAAGAGAGGCGAGACAGAATACAGCATACAATGGAAAGGGGTCAAGAGAAAGCAGGCTTGA
- a CDS encoding RNA-directed DNA polymerase from transposon BS: protein MKVDNRVTWSGVRKVGVGYSIVWKKEEVAKFSGGIGPRADIFDAEMLALALIVRRCTRFAKSHNILRIHIFSDNLAAVRIINKCSPHAAQYASILFRKEAHTFLQGNARRSIVVQWIPGHSKIEGNERADKLANAGLDSRPTPFFNRTATWAKCRATQRAAKSWGRLWAEHPHSKTVQKHIPRPPALKLHPIFQNPSIPRSVSSRLIHVMTGHGCFGEYKARMPFINGSAKCQCGDPNQTIPHLLFHCPLAEDSRKLLFEAAPDLNPATLFGTPKGLEAVAKFIYHSGIGLYK from the exons ATGAAGGTTGACAA TCGAGTCACGTGGTCGGGAGTCCGGAAAGTAGGAGTTGGATACAGCATCGTATGGAAGAAAGAGGAGGTCGCCAAATTCAGCGGCGGCATCGGCCCTCGCGCGGACATATTTGACGCCGAAATGCTCGCGCTTGCGCTCATTGTCCGCAGATGCACGCGATTTGCAAAGTCACACAATATTCTCAGAATCCACATCTTCTCGGACAACCTAGCCGCCGTACGCATTATCAACAAATGCAGCCCCCATGCCGCCCAATACGCATCAATACTATTCCGAAAAGAGGCCCACACATTCCTTCAAGGCAACGCAAGGAGGTCAATCGTGGTCCAATGGATCCCAGGCCACTCCAAAATCGAAGGCAACGAACGTGCGGACAAACTGGCTAACGCAGGACTCGACTCCCGCCCCACGCCGTTCTTTAACCGGACCGCTACCTGGGCCAAATGCCGCGCCACTCAACGCGCAGCCAAGTCATGGGGACGCTTATGGGCAGAACACCCCCACTCAAAAACGGTCCAAAAACACATCCCACGTCCCCCGGCACTCAAATTGCACCCAATATTCCAAAACCCCAGTATCCCTCGATCGGTGTCCTCCCGCCTCATCCACGTTATGACAGGCCACGGCTGCTTCGGCGAATACAAGGCCAGAATGCCTTTCATTAACGGAAGCGCCAAGTGCCAATGTGGCGACCCGAACCAAACCATCCCCCACCTCCTGTTCCACTGCCCGCTTGCCGAAGACAGCCGCAAGCTCCTTTTCGAAGCGGCACCAGACCTCAACCCCGCAACCCTCTTCGGGACCCCCAAGGGATTGGAAGCGGTCGCCAAATTCATCTACCATTCCGGAATTGGCCTATATAAATAG
- a CDS encoding alcohol dehydrogenase, with product MALPETGTMRGLWLEEFNKPYIYHTDLPIPQPGPGVLVLRVMAAGFCHTKTVAMVGDYKGVTLPVVPGHENVGIVAAVGEGVTEFKIGDWVGTTTFCFSCSACNCDNCHKGISNYCNSVQAAGFTMDGGMAKYMCCNLVWTVKLPHELSFKKAVPLMCAGSTIYNLIYQAKQPKGLVIAIVGIGGLGQLGVQYAKALGYKAVAIDTWQSILDYMNTLPNGLAPDLAINPQEGAEAALEKISTRFEGAKGVSAAIVATDPLPAYDFATKILAKHGVMVVVGLPKEPIPFCYSDIIFRDISITSGTPFPKPLLQEMVQLTVEANIVVDTVDTREFIPIFSNLNED from the exons ATGGCTCTTCCTGAAACTGGTACTATGCGCGGGCTTTGGcttgaagaattcaataaaccATACATCTACCACACAGACTTGCCCATTCCCCAACCGGGGCCAGGGGTGCTAGTTTTGAGGGTAATGGCTGCAGGGTTTTGTCACACCAAAACTGTAGCTATGGTG GGAGATTACAAAGGTGTTACATTGCCTGTTGTACCTGGCCATGAGAATGTGGGCATAGTTGCGGCAGTTGGAGAAGGTGTCACAGAGTTCAAAATTGGAGATTGGGTTGGCACAACTACGTTCTGTTTCTCTTGCAGTGCAT GTAACTGTGACAATTGTCATAAGGGGATCAGTAACTATTGCAACTCTGTCCAGGCAGCTGGGTTTACCATGGACGGCGGAATGGCCAAGTATATGTGCTGCAATCTGGTCTGGACAGTGAAACTTCCCCATGAATTGTCATTCAAAAAAGCAGTGCCACTCATGTGCGCGGGTTCTACCATCTACAATTTGATATATCAAGCAAAACAGCCCAAGGGCTTGGTGATTGCCATTGTGGGTATTGGGGGGCTTGGGCAGCTAGGGGTTCAGTATGCAAAAGCATTG GGGTACAAGGCTGTGGCAATTGACACCTGGCAGTCCATCTTAGATTACATGAACACGCTTCCAAATGGGCTTGCTCCAGACCTTGCAATCAACCCACAAGAGGGGGCAGAAGCTGCGCTGGAGAAGATCTCAACACGGTTTGAAGGAGCAAAGGGCGTTTCAGCAGCCATTGTGGCCACGGATCCTCTCCCTGCTTATGATTTTGCCACAAAGATACTTGCCAAACACGGAGTGATGGTTGTAGTGGGATTACCCAAGGAACCAATACCTTTCTGCTACTCTGACATCATATTTAGGGACATCAGCATTACTTCTGGTACTCCTTTCCCAAAACCTTTGTTGCAAGAAATGGTCCAATTAACTGTTGAGGCCAatattgttgtagacacagttgataccagggaatttattcctattttctcgaatttaaacgaagactaa
- a CDS encoding Cyclin, N-terminal domain, whose amino-acid sequence MSTVTQTRRTTRVTRTANENTGRTASRGTRGDKPGAEAVAEKKQAPIPTTTSTSGPVSSLASNALSAAAALIKKRKALNDNTNAEKKKLLKARAGKVKEAEKEKEAVGTDSAGTSVSGTKLVVEVELPVRKRRASQAASKSEEKGKEKLITQGSTTNSKSVVAGCTKRKPTEATRKEKAEPRPEPEPVYHEDEPEAKRRRSNDRIAVPVEKPEIVEATQAVPTKVDDNPFDVGVAKDGETTGLGTKQRWDDLDAEDADDPTMVAEYVAEIFEYMKELEVRTMPSPVYMKSQPDLTWEMRGILMDWIIQVHSRFRLLPETLFLACNIIDRFLSMRIVSLVKLQLVGITGLFVAAKYEEIMAPSVQNFLKVSDSGYSEQEILQAEKYILRTLGWDLSYPNPMSWLRRASKADAYDVQTRTMAKFLVEISVVEEKLLKCTPSLLSAASLWLARLVLDREEWNANLEHYSGYSEEALLPCANIMLNYIVQPPSAHESLWKKYSGKKYFKCAAYARKWAEQRWPPEPKRSSQGPASDDTAEQVEVDLPAALPILREQITARLEQEAEEAAGEEYAE is encoded by the exons ATGTCTACCGTCACG CAAACACGAAGGACGACCAGGGTAACAAGGACTGCAAACGAAAACACTGGGCGTACAGCGAGCCGTGGCACTCGCGGAGACAAACCTGGCGCAGAGGCGGTGGCAGAGAAGAAACAAGCGCCAATACCGACGACAACATCCACCTCGGGACCGGTTTCGAGCCTGGCTTCCAATGCATTGAGTGCCGCTGCGGCTCTAATTAAGAAACGTAAAGCGCTCAACGATAACACCAATGctgagaagaagaagctgttaaaggcccGAGCCGGAAAGGTTAAGGAGGCTGAAAAGGAGAAGGAGGCCGTCGGAACGGATTCGGCTGGGACCAGTGTGTCTGGGACAAAACttgtggtggaggtggagctgCCAGTTCGGAAGCGTCGGGCGTCTCAGGCTGCTTCAAAATCTGaagagaaggggaaggagAAACTCATCACTCAAGGATCCACTACGAACTCCAAGTCAGTAGTGGCTGGTTGCACAAAACGAAAGCCCACGGAGGCGACACgaaaggaaaaggctgaaCCACgacccgaacccgaacctGTTTATCACGAAGACGAACCGGAAGCCAAACGAAGGCGATCCAACGATCGGATTGCGGTCCCAGTGGAGAAACCCGAAATTGTGGAGGCCACGCAGGCTGTGCCAACCAAGGTTGACGACAATCCGTTCGATGTAGGCGTGGCAAAAGACGGCGAGACGACTGGGCTGGGAACTAAACAACGTTGGGATGACTTGGACGCCGAGGATGCGGACGATCCAACCATGGTTGCAGAATATGTTGCCGAGATCTTCGAGTACATGAAGGAGCTCGAG GTTCGCACAATGCCTAGTCCTGTCTACATGAAGTCCCAACCCGACTTAACATGGGAGATGCGAGGAATCCTCATGGATTGGATTATCCAAGTTCACTCCCGCTTCCGACTGCTCCCTGAGACCCTGTTCCTTGCCTGTAACATCATCGATCGGTTCCTCTCTATGCGTATTGTGTCGCTGGTCAAGTTGCAACTTGTGGGAATTACGGGTCTGTTTGTCGCAGCCAAGTACGAAGAAATCATGGCGCCTTCGGTTCAAAACTTCCTCAAGGTTTCCGACTCAGGTTATAGCGAACAGGAGATCCTCCAAGCCGAGAAGTACATCCTTCGAACCCTCGGATGGGACCTCAGCTATCCCAATCCGATGAGCTGGTTACGACGAGCGAGTAAAGCCGATGCGTATGATGTTCAGACCCGAACAATGGCCAAGTTTCTTGTCGAGATTAGTGTGGTTGAAGAGAAGCTCCTCAAGTGTACTCCGAGTTTGCTATCTGCGGCGTCACTCTGGCTGGCACGTCTTGTTCTTGATCGAGAGGAATGG AACGCGAACCTCGAGCATTACAGTGGATACTCCGAAGAAGCACTTCTCCCTTGTGCAAATATCATGCTCAACTATATTGTTCAGCCACCTTCAGCACACGAGAGTCTTTGGAAAAAGTACTCTGGAAAGAAATACTTTAAATGCGCAGCCTATGCTCGTAAATGGGCTGAGCAGCGCTGGCCCCCTGAACCCAAACGTTCAAGCCAAGGGCCTGCAAGCGATGATACGGCGGAACAAGTCGAAGTTGATCTCCCGGCTGCACTACCCATCCTACGAGAGCAGATTACTGCTCGCCTGGAGCAGGAGGCAGAAGAAGCTGCAGGCGAAGAGTATGCCGAGTAA
- a CDS encoding Sel1 domain-containing protein, protein MAEPRSSRRSSSQAPGDNRQTVISEQAASPSEIVMNSQRGTPEPDARSPRARPPRQSQGDSQPRPHSQFDPRPSVQNERNSVSQEADGASLAGSRSGHRNPQFLPAEPPLSPNDPDPFFSQQAAPQPQPNYAQSISGSGRFITTQSVMPKPLPGEQPLLDHSHLRPGKEANLLSHERTLELYRANARKSNDPDVQFEFAVFMIDASKSLALPPATGGNQLEIEKIEEKREELTREGVQLLKRLADRGHGEAQYFLADCMANGIGTNRSRQDFDRAYPMFVLAAKHGHADAAYRAGTCCENGWGCRRESAKAVQFFRKAAAALHPGALYRLGIAELNGELGLSKRPKEGVKWLKRSAEHATAEFPHALHELALLHERGVDNVLFVDYEYAAELLAQASELGYAPSAYRLGECYEYGKMGCPQDAALSIHYYNIAAQQDHRDACFALTAWYLVGSPGVLPQSDTEAYLWAKRAAEQGLGKAMYAVGYFSEVGVGTVQSLPDAMHWYKRAAEAGDKRAMQRLKATSGGPLPGNVISREQATAAAGGKDKNCVIM, encoded by the exons ATGGCCGAACCTAGGTCATCCCGACGATCATCCTCGCAGGCTCCTGGAGACAACCGCCAGACAGTCATCTCCGAACAAGCAGCGTCACCTTCTGAAATCGTCATGAACTCTCAGCGTGGCACTCCCGAGCCAGATGCGCGCTCTCCACGTGCTCGTCCCCCCCGCCAGTCACAAGGAGACAGCCAGCCCCGTCCCCATTCGCAATTTGACCCACGTCCGAGTGTGCAAAATGAGCGCAATTCGGTATCTCAAGAGGCCGACGGCGCTTCACTCGCAGGCTCACGCTCTGGTCATCGAAACCCCCAGTTCCTGCCCGCTGAGCCGCCCCTCTCGCCCAACGACCCAGACCCATTTTTCTCACAGCAAGCTGCGCCCCAACCGCAGCCCAATTACGCTCAGTCCATTTCTGGAAGTGGTCGCTTTATCACAACCCAGTCTGTAATGCCCAAACCTCTCCCTGGAGAACAGCCCCTACTTGATCATTCGCATCTTCGCCCCGGAAAGGAGGCAAACCTTCTTTCTCATGAACGCACACTCGAGCTCTACCGCGCCAATGCCCGCAAATCAAACGACCCCGACGTTCAATTTGAATTCGCTGTTTTTATGATCGATGCGAGCAAATCCCTGGCCCTGCCTCCTGCTACTGGCGGCAACCAACTCGAAATCGAAAAGATCGAAGAGAAGCGCGAAGAGCTCACCCGCGAAGGCGTGCAACTCCTCAAGCGCTTGGCAGACCGTGGCCATGGCGAGGCACAGTATTTCCTGGCCGATTGTATGGCGAATGGAATTGGCACTAACCGTTCCCGCCAAGATTTTGATCGGGCCTATCCTATGTTCGTGTTGGCTGCCAAACACGGCCACGCCGATGCGGCCTACCGCGCAGGAACATGCTGTGAGAATGGCTGGGGCTGTCGTCGCGAGAGCGCCAAGGCAGTTCAATTTTTCCGCAAGGCTGCAGCTGCTCTTCACCCGGGTGCGCTCTACCGTCTCGGGATTGCCGAGCTCAATGGTGAGCTCGGGTTGTCCAAGAGACCCAAGGAAGGTGTCAAATGGCTCAAGCGAAGCGCCGAACATGCCACTGCTGAGTTTCCCCATGCGTTACATGAATTAGCACTTCTTCACGAGCGTGGCGTCGACAATGTTCTATTCGTCGACTATGAGTATGCTGCCGAACTCCTTGCCCAGGCTAGCGAATTAGGCTATGCCCCAAGTGCTTACCGTCTGGGCGAGTGTTACGAGTATGGCAAGATGGGATGTCCACAAGATGCTGCATTATCAATTCATTACTAC AACATCGCTGCACAACAAGATCACCGCGACGCATGCTTTGCCCTGACTGCTTGGTACCTGGTTGGATCACCCGGCGTACTGCCTCAGTCTGATACCGAGGCCTATCTATGGGCAAAGAGGGCCGCGGAGcagggcctgggcaaagcgATGTATGCAGTCGGATACTTTTCCGAG GTTGGCGTTGGTACTGTTCAATCACTTCCTGATGCTATGCATTGGTACAAACGTGCGGCCGAAGCCGGCGATAAACGCGCCATGCAACGCCTCAAGGCGACTTCCGGAGGTCCTTTGCCTGGGAATGTCATCTCTCGTGAGCAGGCTACAGCAGCCGCTGGTGGCAAAGACAAGAACTGCGTAATTATGTGA